A segment of the Triticum urartu cultivar G1812 chromosome 1, Tu2.1, whole genome shotgun sequence genome:
CACTGCAAGTCCATTGATTCTGAACTTCCTATGTTCTCCAACACAAGATCAGAAACATCTCCAGGAGGAAGAAAACACTGAGATCCAAGATTAGTAGTGCTGCCTTTTGTCTTCAGTACTCCAGGTGATTGGCTCCGCTACCAAACATACTGACACAAAATATATCGCAGTCAAGTCGGTGTCACTACACTTCAGGACATCTTCAAAACTGAACGCTGGTCACACTGCGAATGCCATGATTGCTTCAAGATTGCTGCATGAACAATTTACGTGTAAACTTCCCCAGCAACTTATGTGATGCAGAGAGGAATTAGACAATGGTTGTGTGTTGGCCGAATCTAGAAAGTAGAGTTATTCAGGATAATTAATAGCAAATGTTTAAAACACAGAAGCCTGCAGATGCAATTTAGAAATGAGTCAACACGCATATGACATATTACCTTTTGGACAAAATGTTAAATGACACTGATTAGCTGAATCAACAGAGCACTGCTAAATTATTCATGAACTGTAGAATTTCTTTAGTCAGCAATCAGACATGCAATCAGTATCATACACCGAATCACCGAAGTACAGATGCTGAATAATAAGAGTGGACACTGAAACATAGACATAACATCTCAATATCATTCATTATCTCCATTAAGAAAATATACACCCAACTGTCGATGGTAATTTATACATAAAAACACGACCGGAGCAGACTCCATATAACCTGCTACACATATATGTCTTGCAGTGACAGAGGTAACTCACTGGTCACAACTACTCACACCTCGCAAAATGCAATAAGCTGGCTGTAAACATATCGGTCACACCAAAGCACATGCATACAACAAGACAGCACAAACGCTGTTCATGCCGTTTTTTGAATATATAATATGATTACTCCACATAATTTTGCGTGGAGCGTTCAGGGGTAGAGCTCAATAACAGATCTAACCCCCAGCACCGATATAATTTTGTACTCGCTGAACCCGGCTTGCATGAATACATTTTTCCACTCGAACTCCTCTCGCTCGATCCCCTCGAGAAACATGATAAACAGATCAAAGAAAACCTGTGTCTCTCTTGTAACAATTTCATTTGGCCCAGATCCAACCACCATATCTACGATTATCACCTTCCCACCGGCCTCTCTGGGAGGGATAGCTTCCTTGCATTTTTTTAGTATCTTGACACAATCTTCGTCGCCCCAATCATGAAAAACCCACTAAGATGCACATCAACAAAAAATAGGATTAGACCTTATAATCTTCGGAATTATGAGTTTCTTCAAACAAATAGTTAGCTTACGTTTGTGGTTCAATTGGTACGCATTTGTAGCTAAATGCAAATTGTATGACATCCTACTGCAAAATTAGGATGTGTGCAAAGGGAAGAGAAAAATCTAAAGGGTGTACCTTCAGGAAAAGAGCATCCGCTGGTGGAATGTACTTGAACATATCGCCAGAAATAAATGACACATGGTCATCAGTAGGAGCTTCTTCAACCACGTGAGGGAGATCCAACACTGTGCATTTCATTTGCGGGAATGCCTTCGCAATTGCACTGGCAGCTCCACCATGGCCCCCAGCGACATCAATAAGCGAGTTTATACCAAGAAATACATCACCACACTCCCTCAAGATGATATCCATGAGAAAGTTACTATCAGAAACCATTGCATTGTTGATTGACTGGTTGTAAGAATCATTCTTGTCAGCCATCTCCCAGAAGGTAAGGCCATGAGCCTTTTTGAACAAGGATGTAGAGTGCTCATCTAGGAACCATGAGTTCATGCCAAAAAAGGGGGCAAGGACAGTTGAATCAAGCATCAAAGACAGAATGGGAAATAAATTCGATTTAACTTCATCGCTAACGAGGAGGCAAGTGGTTGGGGTAAGCACATAAACAGCCTCCTTGTCTGCCGTGGTGGATTCATGGACAGCAAAGATGCCTGATACGGTGAGCACCCGCATGAGCCGTCGTAAGCGGGGAAGCTTAGATGGATGGAGCCCGATCTTTGCGGCCAACTCAGAAGGTGTCATAGCCCCACCATGGTGTTGGATGGTGTTAGGGATTTGCAGTTCCATTGCACATTTTAGTGCCATGGACTTGACAAATCCCAATGCATGGTGCCAAAGGTCAACTTGAGCCTGGAGCAAATCCTGAGAGCTATTCTTGCTTTGAATGGGTGACATTTTTGTTGAACTTGCTTTCTTTGGTTATGGGTGGGATTGTACACATGTGTGCTGGTCTATATATGAACAAACTCATCAACATACTAAGGCAAGTTGCTAAGGCACAAGGTAGGGCCATGGGTAATAAGTTATTTAAGAATGATGAGAAATTTATATCCCAGGATTTGGTGAaggtatttgagaaaaacttACAGCAGCAATATACATATTGCTACATGGCAGGTAAAAATCAATGTGAATAGTAGCTATCAGTTTATTGCCTAGCTATTGGCATAATATTTTGTGAAATGCTTTTttttcatatattaagtttcACTCATTTTCTTTCAAACATTTCACTTGAGTTCCACTTCTTTTAAATTAAAATATCAGGCCCTACTCTCGAATTTGTTCTGTTAGAGACCGGAAGTGGAAGACATGTTTTTGCCACACCTAATGAAAAGGTTGTACATATTTTTGCTTTGTAAATATCTATACTTGAACAGAACAAATAACCACCTATCAGTAAATTTTATTCATCGGGGCATACTAGCTACCAATTACACACCTTCAGAAAATATAGCAATTCCGCAAGCATGGTTTCCATTTGTGATATAACCCGCTATCTTATCACATGGTCAAGACACGCTTCTCACACCCCAAATATAGAACATTTTCTAGCTGGGACATCACGCTTTCTACTTTTTTAGAGAAAAGGCTAAGCTATGCTTTATATAGAAAAGCAGGAGTTTCAGTGGGAAAACCAACGTCACGGTACAAGATCTGAAAAAACTAAACAAAGAGGCAGCAACCAGACTGCCGAAGCAGCCTACACAGCAGGCACTACCCAGCCACCCCACTGATAACCACCCTGATGGCCTCCCTACGGTTTGCAGGACAGAGAAGCATCCACTGCGATGAAAGAGCGAACATTTGGAGATGTTATGCACCGGAGAAGAGGGAACACGCTGTTCAAAGACAACATCGTTTCGCCCAGTCCAAATCAACCAAGCAAGAGCCCCAAGCATTGCTTCAAGTGGAAATGAGATTTCCAAATATCGAGCATCCGCAAGTCGCGCACCCCGGCCCTGAGTACATGATCATCACATAAAGTGATTTCGCACTATACTTGCCACTCGTCGTTAGGAGCCAGTGAGCCTCATCACTGACATCCGAGCCTCCGAGAGCTCAACTTCTTGCAACCACCGGTAGAGCTCCTCCCATTCTTCTATCCCACACTCACTACCAGCAATGTCACGCTGTTCTTGCCTACTGGTCCAGGACGACCTTACAGTTCGTTCTTTGTAAATGAGTGTCATTGACACTTGACAGTGTTGCTTGGACATACGGACAGAGGTGTCCGAATCTGGCTAATATTTGGCTGGCGATTCGGCTAATTTTAACTTCGATCCATGGAATGAGCTAGAGAACAAACGATTTCGCCTGAACCTTTGTGAACTAAAATTGTAACACATTCAGAGAGTAGGGCTAGGGTGACCAAACGCCCACTCAGGAGCGCCGCCCAAACAAATTGAAGTCAAGAGCAGTAGAAGATGGAATAAATCGATCAAACAAGCGCTTACTGGGAAATGCGGGACGGGGTGGCAGCTCCGCCGCCGCGGCGGACGCACGGGCGCGAACGGTGGTGCGTCCGCGAGCAGCCTCGGCCCCTGGGTCGTCACGCTACGCTGCCTGGTGGCGCGCCGCGACCTCGGCAGCTTGCGTCCACCCGTTAGCCTGGTGGTGCGACGAGACCTCGGCGgcccgaccgccggcgcgaggtagccgccgccgcccttcgtTGCGAGCAGTGGCGAATGGCACAATGGTGGGCTCTATCCCACGTGTGACCGGAGCCGGGGCCATGAAATTTGTTGTGGGGAAGCCCGATAGCGGGTGGCAGTGGGCCAGTGGCATTGAAAGCATGGAACGGCCTAtactttttcttttctttttgggAGAAACTTTAAATCTATTCATCATAAATTCTAAAAACATATATATTCATCATATGTCATGGCAGTACAAAGAACAACAGAACTAATAAAAATTACAACCGGTTTAAAAAAACACAACTAGGTCCATGGACTatctagcgacgactacaagaaCTCACGGTTTTGAATTTGTATTCTCAAAATCTCAAGGTACAAGATATAAATATAATGTGTAGATCCTTGATTAATGATAAAAGTTGAATCTATATTCCAGAATATATTTTTTGCGAGAAAGACATTTTATTGGAATATGCTCAACAATCTATGCAATAAATATGTGTGCATGTTTAGTTCAGATATTTATATGTGTCAAATAAAATGTCCATGCAGCTTTAAAAACAATACACGTTGCAAATGTTTCATGTCAATTTTTTTATCTTAGAACATATTTGACTGTCAATATGAAAATTCTCACAAATGTAAATACAAAGTTTAGTTGACTTGCGGAACATATTTGTAAACTCATTCCACGATCCATGAAATGGTTTTTATGCATTTACTAAAATGTTCACGCAACTCGCTGAAGATAGTTTGTATTTAAAAAACTAAGATAATATACTttattgttatttattttattttttacaaaaGTATTACAAGCAGAAAATTTGCATATACCCGTGAAAACATACTATTACCAAATAAATTTGTAAATAGCATCAAAAGATCATGAATTAAAGCACATGAACGCTAAAAGGAAGAAATAGGATAAGTTTTTAAAGCAACATCATAAAAGAAGGAGATAAAAAAGTTGTAGGAAAGAAAAATGGAAGAAAATTAAgcaagaaagaaaacaaaactgAAATAGAAAAGTGAAAAAAAGAAGagaatttttaaaaaaataagaAAGGTCGTTACAAAATATAATAAATTGTCGCGGCAGCTCTATCCTCAACCAGCAAATCTGGTCTTGCAATAGGAAGAATCAAACAGTTCACCAACTGTTAGAAACATGATTCCAATAAGGTGATGCTGCAGCACAATCTGCGAACAGCGTTATcctcgactagcaaatcttgtcCAATAACAAGGAAATACACCGAATCACAAGAAAGTTGATGAAATATGAGTATATTATTCCTTGTGCAATAACAGAGAAAAACAATTTACTCATGCCGTTTCTTGTCGAGAATAAAAAACTAGAATGCAAAATTTATCCGGCATTAAGAAAAAATCAGGAAAAAATCATACAAAGAATTCAGTTGGGTACTTGGGTGGCAATAGGAACAATACCCATCTATGATAAGTGGTAGAAAACGAAATGGTTCGTATGAACTAACGGTTTTCCTTCCTGGGTAAAACAATTCAGTTGGGTCTTGGGTGGCAACATTTGGAGAAAGGGAAAAAAAGTGTTTCGGTCCTCTCATCGTCCTCCAGAGGACGACTTGCGGATGAATAGGGTTTCCGAGCAGCTGAAGAAGCAACGCTGACACTGCTAGTCCCTTGGTTCTTATGATCTCCAGCACAAGATCAGAATTATGTCCAGGAGCAAGTGTTTTGGGGACACAGATATGCTAGTCTTTATCTCCACTGATCCCGGAGACCGGCGCGAATGCCAAATCTTTTCGACACAAAAATATATCCAGCTTAACAGAAGTATATCCAACTTAGTGCAAGTACTCTTCAGAAGTCAGAACTCAAGGATGGTCACAATGTGGCACTTCACAAAACAGTCTACGTGTATCTACTTCCAAAAGAGTCATGTATGTGTGAGGCAGAGAGCAACGGAAAAAATGGCTGTGCGTTTGGTCCCATTTAAACTGAAATTCAGGAATGAATCACCTGAATAATTGATAACAACAATTTGAACACAACAGCATGGGGGGTGCAGTTTACTAATGCATGTATGGCAGATTCATATTTCAGCTCAATCATAGTCGCATGAGTGATCATCCATGGAAGGAAGTACGTGGGGTCACACGGGACTGTCAAGCGTGCATAATACGCAGTAATCTAAAGCTGTAAACAACTTACGCATGCATACGCTGATTCACGAAGGTACTGGCGCTGAAAAACATGGACATAGCATATTAGCATCTTAATATCAGCATTTGTTATCTCAATCCTCACAGTGGTCTATACATAAACACCACTGGAACAAATTCATTCATCACAGTGGTCTCACATCACAAAAATACGTACACTATTCACCACACTAGGCCAAAGGCATGCAACCAGAAAGCACACGTGCCATGCCAGTTTATTAAAATACAACACCGATTACCACGTAATTTTCATGGGAGTGTTCAAGGGTAGAGCTCAATAACAGATCTAACTCCCAGCACTGATATAATTTTGTAGTCGCTGAACCCAGCTTCCATGAATATCTTTTTCCACTCATGTTCCTCTCGCTCAATCCCCTCAATACACATAATAAAGAGATCAAACAAAACCTGCGTCTCTCTTGTTACATTCTCATATTTGGCCCAGATCCAACCACCATATCTACGATTATCACCTTTCCACCAGCTTCTCTGGGAGGTATAGCTTCCTTGCAATTTTTCAGTATCTTGACACAATCTTCATCACCCCAATCATGGAAAACCCACTAAGATGTACATCAGCAAAAAATGTTATGATTAGCCCCTGTAATATTGAAAATTGTTGAGTTTTTCCATAAAAAGTTAATTAGCTTACTTTATTTGTTTAATTTGTACCTACAAGCGGCTAAATACACACTTTATGGCATCCTTTTGTAAACTGGGTATATGTGGGAAGGGAATAAGAAAAATCTGGAGTGTGTACCTTCAGGAAGAGAGCATCCGCTGGTGGAATGTACTTAAACATATCGCCAGAAATAAATGACACATGGTCACTGGTAGGAGCTTCTTCAACCACATGAGGGAGATCCAACACGGTGCACTTCATTTGTGGAAACGCCTTAGCAATTGCCCTGGCAGATCCGCCGTGTCCTCCGGCGACATCAATAAGTGAGTTTATGCAGAGAAATACACCAGCATACTCCCTCAAGATGATATCCATGAGAAAGTTACTATCAGAAACCATCACGTCGTTGATTAGCTGGTTGTAAGTATCGTCCTGCTCAGCCATCTCCCAAAAGTTAAGGCCGTGAGCCTTCTTGAACATGGACGTGGAATGCTCATCCAGGAACCATGAGTGCATGCCAAAAAAGGGTGCAGTGAAAGTTGAATCAAGTAACAAAGATAGAAAGGGAGATAAGTTTGATCTAACTTCATCGCAGCTGGCAAGTAGGCATGCGGTTGGAGTAAGCCCGTAAGAAACCTCATTGTCTGGTGAGGCTACTTCAGGAACAAGAAAGATGCCTGACACGGTGAGCACACGCATGAGTCGCCGTAAGTGGGGAAGCCTAGACGGATGGAGCCCGATCTTTGAGGCCAACTCTGAAGGGGTCATAGAACCACCATGGTGTTGGATGATGTCAGGGATTCGCAGTTCTGTTGCACATCTGAGTGCCACGGACTTGACAAATCCCAATGCGTGGTGCCAAAGATCAACTTGAGCCTGGAGCAGCCCCTGGGAGCTATGCTTGTCATGGGTGGGAGACATTTTTTTTAGCTTGTTTTTCTGTGGTTTTGTGTTGAATGTAGCTACGTTGGCTGGTCTATTTATATGCAAACAACTAAGCCTGAAGGAACAAGGTAGGGGCATGTAATTACATATTAAGGATTGTAAGATGTTTATGTGCCATGATTGTGTCAAGGCATTTGAGAGAAGGTACTTGGCTGTATATTGATTATTAACAATATACAATTTTTACATGGCAGAGAAATTAATGTTAACTAGCAAGGGAACTCGCACATTTGTGCGGCTAGACTTCATACATATTGTTCTACACGTCGTTTCTGATTTTGCCAGTCTCCCTTGTGCAGCTTTAGCATCATTATTTATGATACTAATATTGAATATGGGATCAATATATTAATGAGAGGTGCTTCGATACACCCCCTTAAAACTTTAAAAAGGGTACTATCCATCCACATCAATGGTTCAAATGTAAGTAATGTACGTTCGTTATTACTTCTGAAGCAAGGAACGGTGTAACAAGTATGTTTCCTTTGTTTTCATTTTTAATAGATTTTGGTGAAGCTGACTGTGATGATTTTGAGGATCCATACACAAATTTTGATGAAGCTCA
Coding sequences within it:
- the LOC125537371 gene encoding acetylserotonin O-methyltransferase 1-like, whose translation is MSPIQSKNSSQDLLQAQVDLWHHALGFVKSMALKCAMELQIPNTIQHHGGAMTPSELAAKIGLHPSKLPRLRRLMRVLTVSGIFAVHESTTADKEAVYVLTPTTCLLVSDEVKSNLFPILSLMLDSTVLAPFFGMNSWFLDEHSTSLFKKAHGLTFWEMADKNDSYNQSINNAMVSDSNFLMDIILRECGDVFLGINSLIDVAGGHGGAASAIAKAFPQMKCTVLDLPHVVEEAPTDDHVSFISGDMFKYIPPADALFLKWVFHDWGDEDCVKILKKCKEAIPPREAGGKVIIVDMVVGSGPNEIVTRETQVFFDLFIMFLEGIEREEFEWKNVFMQAGFSEYKIISVLGVRSVIELYP